In Clupea harengus chromosome 1, Ch_v2.0.2, whole genome shotgun sequence, one DNA window encodes the following:
- the LOC105910949 gene encoding C-factor-like — protein sequence MAGKACNVLITGANRGLGLEMVKQLAEMSCPGRKIFAGCRDPSAPKSQSLQELAKKHPGVIHVIRLDTTDPCSVKESAKQVSLVLGKNGLNLLVNNAGVLFHSNMQTTGAKEMQDSFNTNVVGTMMVTKEFLPYLRVAAKSSGKSGMSCSKAAVVNISTILGSMTTVSDMYSFFPGISYRISKAGLNMLTVCNAVEFKEDGILFALLHPGWVRTDMGGEGGEIEAPESVIGMLQVMDSLTEKQNGAFLGYNGKPVSW from the exons atggCAGGAAAGGCATGCAACGTTCTGATCACAGGAGCCAATCGTGGCCTGGGGCTGGAGATGGTCAAACAGCTGGCGGAGATGTCCTGTCCCGGCCGGAAGATTTTTGCTGGCTGCCGTGATCCCAGCGCTCCCAAATCACAG AGTCTACAGGAGCTGGCAAAGAAGCACCCTGGAGTCATTCATGTTATTCGCCTCG ACACCACCGATCCATGCAGCGTTAAGGAGTCTGCCAAGCAGGTGAGTTTGGTCCTGGGGAAGAATGGACTCAACCTGCTGGTGAACAACGCTGGGGTGCTTTTCCACAGCAACATGCAGACCACCGGAGCCAAGGAGATGCAGGACTCCTTCAACACCAACGTCGTGGGAACCATGATGGTCACCAAG GAGTTCCTGCCGTATCTGCGTGTGGCCGCCAAGAGCAGTGGAAAATCAGGGATGTCCTGCAGCAAGGCAGCTGTGGTCAACATCTCCACAATATTGGGCTCCATGACAACCGTTTCTGACATGTACTCCTTCTTCCCTGGCATTTCATACCGCATTAGCAAG GCCGGTCTGAACATGCTGACTGTCTGTAACGCAGTGGAATTCAAGGAGGACGGGATCCTGTTTGCGCTCCTACACCCAGGATGGGTGCGCACTGACATGGGGGGAGAAGGG GGGGAAATTGAGGCCCCTGAGAGTGTCATTGGTATGCTGCAAGTTATGGATTCCCTGACTGAGAAGCAGAACGGAGCTTTTCTGGGCTACAACGGAAAACCAGTGTCCTGGTAA
- the LOC105910956 gene encoding C-factor-like, which translates to MAGKACNVLITGANRGLGLEMVKQLAETSCPGRRIFAGCRDPSAPKSQSLQELAKQHPGVIHVIRLDVADLSSIKESAKQVGLFLGKDGLNLLVNNAGMATHEDMKTAGPKEMQDTFNTNIMGPMLVTKEFLPYLREAAKSSGEPGMSCSKAAVINISTILASIAKVPETVAFFPVFALPYRISKAGLNMLTVCNAVEFKDDGILFALLHPGWVQTDMGGAGGAIDAQESVSGMLRVMSDLTEKQSGAFLDYNGQSLPW; encoded by the exons ATGGCAGGAAAGGCATGCAACGTTCTGATCACAGGAGCCAATCGTGGCCTGGGGCTGGAGATGGTCAAACAGCTGGCGGAGACGTCCTGTCCCGGCCGGAGGATTTTTGCTGGCTGCCGTGATCCCAGCGCTCCCAAATCACAG AGTCTACAGGAGCTGGCAAAGCAGCACCCTGGAGTCATTCATGTTATTCGCCTCG ATGTTGCTGATCTGTCGAGCATTAAGGAGTCTGCCAAGCAGGTGGGCTTATTCTTAGGGAAGGATGGACTCAACCTGCTGGTCAACAACGCTGGAATGGCCACGCATGAGGACATGAAAACAGCAGGACCCAAAGAGATGCAGGACACcttcaacaccaacatcatggGACCAATGCTGGTTACCAAG GAGTTCCTGCCGTATCTGCGTGAGGCAGCGAAGAGCAGTGGGGAACCAGGGATGTCCTGCAGCAAGGCAGCCGTGATCAACATCTCCACAATACTGGCCTCCATAGCAAAAGTTCCTGAAACTGTTGCCTTCTTCCCAGTTTTTGCACTCCCATATCGTATTAGCAAG gCAGGTCTAAACATGCTAACGGTCTGTAACGCAGTGGAATTCAAGGACGATGGGATCCTGTTTGCGCTCCTACACCCTGGATGGGTGCAAACTGACatggggggggcaggg GGGGCAATTGACGCCCAGGAGAGTGTCAGTGGTATGCTGCGTGTAATGAGCGACCTGACTGAGAAGCAGAGCGGAGCCTTTCTGGACTACAACGGACAATCTCTGCCCTGGTAA
- the trim35-12 gene encoding E3 ubiquitin-protein ligase TRIM35, which yields MPLRPRALSQPGRASSFLGFKAAEVRPRAMSTRSKSMLEDELSCPVCCEIFTDPVVLKCSHSFCKSCLQQFWNKKASKRECPVCRTKCSLQEPTVSLALKNVCDTLLKEQGIKGSGGGAEGAGASGGAGVGGLIRTEELCPIHGEPVKLYCQEDAEVLCCVCQTSKKHQGHSVCPVEEAAQDLKEEMKKDVMPLKKSLRGFYEAKQQCDDTTVHIQNQRQRTERQIREDFAEMYRFLQEEEAARIDLLQGEEEHKRHIMKKKTDSITQDILTLSHAVIAVENQIASSDTQFLQNYKNTTKRAQIAKQVPEKVPGVLMNVAKHLGSLKYRVWEKMQSIVEYTPVTLDPNTAYSWLTLNRDLTSVTNSGVVQQLPDNPERFDHFVFVLGSEGYAGGRHAWEVEVGEKQDWVLGVVNQSVERKGTISGCPEGGFWTISYSDGEYTAMTSSRTPLSIDTPLKRVRVQLDYEAGEVSFSNPVAMAPIYTFTDQAFTERMFPFLCPGANIKGNNSSPLKVCPVKVAVWNSATW from the exons ATGCCGCTACGGCCGAGAGCGCTCTCGCAGCCTGGCAGGGCCAGCTCCTTCCTCGGCTTCAAAGCGGCGGAGGTGAGGCCGCGGGCGATGTCGACGCGCTCCAAGTCCATGCTGGAGGACGAGCTGTCGTGCCCCGTGTGCTGCGAGATCTTCACCGACCCCGTGGTGCTCAAGTGCAGCCACAGCTTCTGCAAGAGCTGCCTGCAGCAGTTCTGGAACAAGAAGGCGTCCAAGCGCGAGTGCCCGGTCTGCCGTACTAAGTGCTCGTTGCAGGAGCCCACGGTCAGCCTGGCCCTGAAGAACGTTTGTGACACCCTGCTGAAGGAGCAGGGGATCAAGGGCTCGGGAGGGGGAGCTGAGGGCGCAGGGGCCAGTGGAGGTGCTGGTGTTGGAGGGTTGATAAGGACTGAGGAACTATGTCCAATACATGGAGAGCCTGTCAAGCTGTACTGCCAGGAGGATGCCGAGGTGCTGTGCTGCGTCTGCCAGACATCTAAAAAGCACCAGGGACACAGTGTCTGTCCCGTGGAGGAGGCTGCCCAAGACCTGaag GAAGAGATGAAAAAAGATGTGATGCCTTTGAAGAAAAGTCTTCGTGGGTTCTATGAGGCGAAACAGCAATGTGATGACACAACAGTACACATACAG AATCAGAGGCAGAGGACGGAGAGGCAGATAAGGGAGGACTTTGCAGAAATGTACCGGTTccttcaggaggaggaggctgccaGGATTGACTTACTGCAGGGGGAAGAGGAGCACAAGAGGCACATCATGAAGAAGAAGACAGACAGCATTACACAGGacatcctcacactctctcacgcgGTCATCGCCGTCGAGAACCAGATCGCCTCCAGTGACACCCAGTTTCTTCAG AATTACAAGAATACCACCAAGAG GGCCCAAATTGCAAAGCAGGTGCCAGAGAAAGTTCCTGGAGTGCTGATGAACGTTGCCAAGCACCTTGGGTCTCTAAAGTACAGAGTCTGGGAGAAAATGCAGTCTATTGTGGAATATA CTCCGGTGACGCTGGATCCCAACACGGCCTACAGCTGGCTCACCCTCAACCGAGACCTGACCAGCGTGACTAACAGTGGCGTGGTGCAGCAGCTGCCAGACAACCCCGAGCGCTTCGACCACTTTGTGTTTGTCCTGGGCTCCGAGGGCTACGCCGGCGGCCGGCACGCCTGGGAGGTGGAGGTAGGCGAGAAGCAGGACTGGGTGCTGGGGGTGGTCAACCAGTCCGTCGAGAGGAAGGGCACGATCTCAGGCTGCCCCGAGGGCGGCTTCTGGACCATCTCGTACTCGGACGGCGAGTACACGGCCATGACCAGTTCCCGCACGCCCCTCTCCATCGACACACCGCTGAAGAGGGTGAGGGTGCAGCTGGACTACGAGGCGGGCGAGGTCAGCTTCTCCAACCCTGTGGCCATGGCGCCGATCTACACGTTCACGGACCAGGCCTTCACCGAGAGGATGTTCCCTTTCCTCTGCCCCGGAGCCAACATCAAAGGCAACAACTCCAGCCCACTGAAGGTGTGCCCTGTAAAGGTAGCTGTATGGAACAGCGCCACCTGGTGA